A genomic window from Sphingobacterium spiritivorum includes:
- a CDS encoding TIGR01212 family radical SAM protein (This family includes YhcC from E. coli K-12, an uncharacterized radical SAM protein.): MGTLLDTGQKPYNHYGSYLKEKYDGQRVFKVIVDGNFTCPNRDGSKGYGGCSYCNVDSFTPESARKLPTIKEQVEAGIERARNGYNAEKFIIYFQPNTNTYAPTHLLKMMYDEAINVCPEHTVGLSVGTRPDCIDFEKIALLESYTDRLDVDLEMGMESIYDETLTRINRGCSHGELQKALALVQNSPLEICVHTIFGFPWETREMMLRYADEINKHPQIKFIKLHHLHIVEGSIMGVQYKREPFHVFSIEEYTDFLCEFIPLLRPDIIVQRLFGLADKELLIAPNWGLGKSAIQTYIDKGLEQRNAIQGSRYKILA; the protein is encoded by the coding sequence ATGGGTACATTATTGGATACTGGACAGAAACCTTATAATCATTACGGTTCTTATCTCAAAGAAAAGTATGACGGGCAGCGTGTGTTTAAAGTAATTGTGGATGGTAATTTTACTTGTCCTAACCGGGATGGTAGTAAAGGTTACGGTGGTTGTTCGTATTGTAATGTGGATTCTTTCACTCCTGAATCAGCACGTAAACTGCCCACTATTAAAGAGCAGGTCGAAGCAGGTATAGAAAGAGCGCGAAACGGATATAATGCGGAGAAGTTTATTATCTATTTTCAACCTAATACAAATACTTATGCGCCTACACATCTATTGAAGATGATGTACGATGAGGCGATCAATGTATGTCCTGAACATACCGTCGGACTTTCGGTAGGTACACGTCCGGATTGTATTGATTTCGAAAAGATAGCCTTATTGGAGAGTTATACGGACCGGTTGGATGTGGATCTGGAAATGGGTATGGAATCTATCTATGACGAAACACTTACCCGTATCAACAGAGGATGTTCACACGGTGAACTACAAAAAGCACTGGCTCTGGTACAAAACAGTCCTTTAGAAATTTGTGTGCATACTATCTTTGGTTTCCCATGGGAGACAAGAGAGATGATGTTGCGCTATGCTGATGAGATAAATAAGCATCCACAGATTAAATTTATAAAACTCCATCACCTGCATATTGTCGAAGGCTCTATTATGGGAGTACAATATAAACGGGAGCCTTTTCATGTCTTTTCAATAGAAGAATACACTGACTTCTTGTGTGAATTTATTCCTTTATTAAGACCTGATATTATCGTTCAGCGATTGTTCGGTCTGGCTGATAAAGAGTTGTTAATAGCGCCTAACTGGGGACTTGGCAAATCAGCTATTCAAACATATATTGATAAAGGCCTGGAGCAGCGAAATGCTATTCAAGGCAGCAGATATAAAATATTGGCATAA
- a CDS encoding pyrophosphohydrolase domain-containing protein, producing the protein MTDPKTLTSVAEFHKTFQHPILDQPTIPAEKRCELRVSLIAEELKELEEAIQNKDLVEIADALCDIQYVLSGAVLEFGLKDKFNALFEEVQRSNMSKACKSVKEAEETMKYYKEEKGVDSYFKEVDGLFLVFREGDNKTLKSIYYSPADLKSIIEQ; encoded by the coding sequence ATGACAGATCCAAAAACACTGACTTCTGTAGCAGAATTTCATAAAACATTTCAACACCCTATACTAGATCAGCCTACTATTCCGGCTGAGAAAAGATGCGAACTACGCGTATCGCTTATTGCTGAGGAGTTAAAAGAATTGGAAGAAGCCATCCAAAACAAAGACCTGGTAGAAATAGCCGATGCACTTTGTGATATCCAATACGTATTATCCGGAGCAGTTCTGGAGTTTGGTTTAAAAGATAAATTCAATGCTCTTTTTGAAGAAGTGCAACGTTCTAATATGAGCAAAGCATGTAAATCCGTCAAAGAAGCGGAAGAAACGATGAAGTATTATAAAGAAGAAAAAGGTGTAGATAGTTATTTTAAGGAAGTTGACGGCCTGTTTCTGGTATTTAGAGAAGGAGACAACAAAACGTTGAAATCGATTTATTACTCCCCTGCAGATTTAAAATCTATTATTGAGCAATAA
- a CDS encoding pseudouridine synthase produces MPFSRNRNSRDDNSKRSRSNSENFKSKGNSSRSEKSSGYNDNKSPRKSFSKSSDSNDRPDRFEKTEGGKTGGYKKSFDGKKSFGEKRSFGEKKAFGDKKAYGDKKPFGEKSAFGEKKAFGDRKPFGDKKAYGDRKPGSDKRFGDQKFSKSGPRDKNRDFGDNRKFDKPYKKSFEKTEDGEQRTFAKRRPSSRTVKQATSDYDDNGMIRLNRYISNAGICSRRKADELITAGVISVNGEVVTELGSKVDPAKDEIKYNGERLKREKMVYVLLNKPKDYITTTDDPQERRTVMQLVANATKERIYPVGRLDRNTTGLLLLTNDGNLAEKLSHPRNNISKIYNVELDKSLNQGDFNKIVFGLELEDGFVKPDDLSYVQGGSKREVGIQIHSGKNRIVRRIFESLGYDVVKLDRVVYANLTKKDLPRGRWRYLEEKELIQLKHLI; encoded by the coding sequence ATGCCATTCAGCAGAAATCGGAACAGTCGTGACGACAACTCCAAACGATCAAGAAGTAACTCAGAAAACTTCAAATCAAAAGGCAACAGCAGCCGATCAGAAAAGTCTTCTGGTTACAATGACAACAAATCTCCTAGAAAATCATTCTCAAAATCATCAGACTCTAATGATCGTCCTGATCGTTTCGAAAAAACTGAAGGTGGTAAAACCGGAGGCTATAAAAAGTCATTCGACGGAAAGAAATCATTCGGAGAAAAAAGATCCTTTGGAGAGAAGAAGGCATTTGGCGATAAAAAAGCGTACGGAGATAAAAAGCCTTTTGGAGAAAAAAGTGCTTTCGGAGAGAAGAAAGCCTTTGGAGACAGAAAACCATTTGGTGATAAAAAAGCATACGGAGATAGAAAACCAGGTTCCGATAAAAGATTTGGTGACCAAAAGTTCAGCAAAAGCGGACCTAGAGATAAAAACAGAGATTTCGGAGATAACCGTAAATTCGACAAACCATACAAAAAATCCTTCGAGAAAACCGAAGATGGTGAACAAAGAACATTTGCAAAACGCAGACCAAGCAGCAGAACGGTAAAACAAGCTACATCTGACTACGATGATAACGGAATGATTCGTCTTAACCGTTACATCTCTAATGCAGGTATATGCTCCCGTAGAAAAGCTGATGAGCTGATCACAGCAGGTGTTATATCTGTAAACGGAGAAGTAGTTACGGAATTAGGTAGTAAAGTAGATCCGGCTAAAGATGAAATAAAGTACAATGGAGAGCGTCTGAAAAGAGAGAAAATGGTATACGTACTTTTGAACAAACCAAAAGATTATATCACGACTACTGATGATCCTCAGGAACGCCGCACAGTAATGCAATTGGTCGCAAATGCTACTAAAGAACGCATCTATCCTGTAGGTCGCTTAGACAGAAACACAACTGGTCTGCTTCTGTTGACCAATGACGGTAATCTTGCAGAAAAATTATCACACCCCCGGAATAATATCAGCAAGATCTATAATGTGGAGTTGGATAAGAGTCTGAATCAAGGCGATTTCAACAAAATTGTTTTTGGACTTGAACTGGAAGATGGTTTTGTAAAACCTGACGATCTGAGCTATGTACAGGGCGGTAGTAAACGTGAAGTGGGAATTCAGATTCATAGCGGCAAAAATCGTATTGTAAGACGTATTTTCGAATCTTTAGGATACGATGTCGTAAAACTGGACCGTGTAGTATATGCTAATCTTACGAAAAAAGATCTGCCAAGAGGTCGTTGGAGATATCTGGAAGAAAAAGAGCTGATTCAATTGAAACATCTGATCTAG
- a CDS encoding lytic transglycosylase domain-containing protein has translation MLLSKLYSSTKENAVAANVRYDDAKALNIKNRIVNKAALSDNNGDKDNEGEHDYLISITFAEESLPLDLPQVERKLTQYLSRFSFRKQQTYSLHKQAEKHLPQIAAILKSHGIPEDFKYIPLVESGMDSRVVSSKGAGGYWQFMPATARLYGLKVSGKVDERLNLTKSTHAAARYLKYLYREFGDWTLVAAAYNVGGGSLRGAIRRQKQDDYYKLKLNNETASYVYKLVSVKEIIENPSKHGYTRYAKAPVADEEREKNML, from the coding sequence ATGTTACTGTCGAAATTGTATTCAAGCACTAAAGAAAATGCGGTCGCAGCCAATGTCAGATATGACGATGCCAAGGCCCTGAACATCAAAAACAGAATAGTAAACAAAGCGGCTTTATCTGACAATAATGGAGATAAGGACAATGAAGGAGAACATGATTATCTGATATCGATCACCTTCGCAGAAGAAAGCCTTCCACTGGACCTGCCTCAGGTCGAAAGGAAGCTCACACAGTACTTAAGTCGTTTTTCTTTTAGAAAGCAACAGACGTACAGTTTACACAAGCAAGCAGAGAAACACCTACCACAGATTGCTGCAATCTTAAAATCACATGGTATTCCGGAAGATTTTAAATACATACCACTTGTTGAAAGCGGGATGGATAGTCGTGTGGTGTCCAGTAAAGGTGCAGGTGGCTATTGGCAGTTTATGCCGGCAACAGCACGTCTTTATGGATTGAAGGTGAGCGGTAAAGTAGATGAAAGACTTAATCTGACAAAATCAACACATGCTGCTGCACGTTACCTCAAATATCTCTATCGTGAATTTGGAGATTGGACATTGGTCGCCGCTGCCTATAATGTAGGTGGAGGAAGCCTGAGAGGAGCCATTCGTCGTCAAAAACAAGACGATTATTATAAGCTGAAGCTCAATAATGAAACAGCATCATATGTTTATAAATTAGTCTCTGTCAAAGAGATTATTGAAAATCCTTCCAAACATGGGTATACCAGATATGCGAAAGCACCTGTAGCTGATGAGGAAAGGGAAAAGAATATGCTGTAA
- the ccoN gene encoding cytochrome-c oxidase, cbb3-type subunit I yields the protein MQLEQFNYDNKIVRNFGLATIIWGIVGMSVGLLVALQLVWPDMNFGIQYTTFGRVRPVHTNAVIFAFVGNAIFMGVYYSLQRVLKARMFSDVLSKLHFWGWQLIIIASAITLPMGFTSSHEYAEMEWPIDVAITLIWVVFGINMFGTIIKRRERHMYVAVWFYIATFVTVAVLHIVNSIQLPVTFWKSYYVYSGVQDALVQWWYGHNAVAFFLTTPFLGMMYYFLPKMANRPVYSYKLSILHFWSLIFIYIWAGPHHLLYTSLPSWVQSLGVVFSIMLIAPSWGGMINGLLTLRGAWDKVRTEPTLKFMVVALTAYGMATFEGPMLSLKQVNAIAHFTDWIVAHVHVGALGWNGFMTFAILCWLVPRIYKTELYSKKLANVHFWIGTLGILFYAIPMYWAAVVQGLMWKEFTPEGVLKYPNFLATTLEILPMHMMRAVGGALYLSGALLMTFNLVKTMAKGKLMANEPAEAPALEPVTKNERETHRRLERKPMLFMVLALLAILIGGIVEMVPTFTIQSNIPTIASVKPYTALELQGRDLYIKEGCVNCHTQTVRPFRSETSRYGEYSKSGEYVYDRPFLWGSKRTGPDLHRVGGKYPNKWHFDHLLDPTITSPGSIMPTYPWLIDQKLDNSIIKEKMNAMRVLGVPYSDKDIENAHADIAKQAEAIAKDLAANQVKVGSDREIIAIIAYLQRLGTDIKAAPAAAAASNVDSQN from the coding sequence ATGCAGTTAGAGCAGTTTAATTACGACAATAAGATTGTCAGAAATTTCGGGTTAGCCACCATTATATGGGGCATCGTTGGAATGTCCGTGGGATTATTGGTAGCATTGCAACTGGTATGGCCGGATATGAATTTCGGAATACAGTATACGACTTTTGGTCGTGTTCGTCCTGTTCACACCAATGCCGTCATTTTTGCATTCGTAGGGAATGCTATTTTTATGGGCGTTTATTATTCGCTGCAACGGGTCCTCAAAGCAAGGATGTTCAGCGATGTACTAAGTAAGCTCCATTTCTGGGGTTGGCAACTTATTATTATAGCATCCGCCATTACGCTTCCGATGGGGTTTACTTCCAGTCATGAATATGCGGAGATGGAATGGCCTATTGACGTGGCTATTACTTTGATTTGGGTGGTATTCGGTATAAATATGTTCGGTACTATTATCAAACGCAGAGAAAGGCATATGTATGTCGCTGTATGGTTTTACATTGCAACATTCGTTACAGTAGCTGTACTTCATATCGTCAACTCTATCCAGTTACCTGTCACATTCTGGAAAAGTTACTATGTCTATTCCGGAGTACAGGATGCATTAGTCCAATGGTGGTATGGCCATAATGCTGTTGCTTTCTTTCTTACCACTCCTTTCTTAGGTATGATGTACTACTTTTTGCCTAAGATGGCCAATCGTCCTGTATATTCTTACAAACTGAGTATTCTGCATTTCTGGTCACTGATATTTATATACATCTGGGCAGGACCGCACCATTTATTATATACGTCATTACCTTCATGGGTACAATCATTGGGCGTCGTATTTTCCATCATGTTGATTGCTCCTAGCTGGGGAGGGATGATCAACGGTCTGTTGACATTGCGTGGCGCATGGGATAAGGTTAGAACAGAGCCTACTTTGAAGTTTATGGTCGTTGCTTTGACGGCTTACGGTATGGCTACATTTGAAGGCCCTATGTTATCCTTAAAACAGGTAAATGCGATTGCCCATTTTACCGATTGGATCGTGGCTCACGTACACGTCGGGGCACTTGGATGGAACGGTTTTATGACGTTTGCGATACTATGCTGGTTGGTACCGCGTATCTATAAAACAGAGCTGTACTCTAAAAAGCTAGCCAATGTGCACTTCTGGATCGGTACATTAGGTATTTTATTCTATGCTATTCCAATGTACTGGGCAGCTGTTGTACAGGGGTTAATGTGGAAAGAATTTACGCCTGAAGGTGTATTGAAATATCCGAATTTCCTGGCTACTACATTAGAAATTCTTCCCATGCATATGATGCGTGCGGTAGGTGGTGCATTGTACCTGTCCGGAGCATTGCTGATGACATTCAATCTGGTCAAAACAATGGCTAAAGGAAAACTGATGGCTAATGAGCCGGCTGAAGCTCCTGCTCTTGAACCTGTGACTAAGAATGAACGTGAGACTCATCGCCGTCTGGAGCGTAAACCTATGTTATTCATGGTGCTTGCCCTTCTCGCTATACTGATAGGAGGAATTGTGGAGATGGTACCTACTTTCACCATTCAATCTAATATTCCTACTATAGCAAGTGTCAAGCCATATACTGCACTGGAGTTACAGGGAAGAGATCTCTATATTAAAGAAGGTTGTGTAAACTGTCATACTCAAACGGTAAGACCATTCCGCTCGGAGACTTCCAGATACGGAGAGTACAGCAAATCCGGAGAATATGTATACGACAGACCATTCTTATGGGGATCCAAACGTACCGGACCTGATTTACATCGCGTAGGAGGGAAGTATCCTAACAAATGGCATTTTGATCATTTGCTTGATCCTACCATTACTTCGCCGGGTAGTATCATGCCGACCTATCCATGGCTGATAGATCAGAAACTGGATAATAGTATCATTAAAGAGAAAATGAATGCAATGCGTGTATTAGGTGTACCCTATTCAGATAAGGATATTGAAAACGCACATGCTGATATCGCTAAACAGGCAGAAGCAATAGCCAAGGATCTGGCGGCAAATCAGGTTAAGGTTGGAAGTGACAGAGAGATTATAGCGATCATAGCTTATTTGCAACGATTAGGAACGGATATTAAAGCAGCACCTGCAGCAGCGGCAGCAAGTAATGTGGATAGTCAAAATTAA
- a CDS encoding cbb3-type cytochrome c oxidase N-terminal domain-containing protein: MKLFLVADSTAVSSGWNMSTGNIYNDILIILLVVVLIVLLFTALSVSKAIKSILKITMPEVLLQEQAAKVAAKQARKIKWSNNWKKIMGLRPISEEKDIVIDHSYDGIKELDNPIPIWFNALFYSTITFGIIYLLVYHVFGWGLNQDQEYVREVAQAEKAKQEYLAQVADLIDETSITVDETGAMAAAGKAIFAANCSACHGQAGEGGIGPNLTDRFWLHGGEIKDVFKTVKYGVPDKGMVPWEQTLSPAQIAEVSNYIVSIRDTKPGNPKEPQGAEVEYASAEKDAEAETDTTAVQ, encoded by the coding sequence ATGAAATTATTTTTAGTAGCAGATTCTACTGCCGTAAGTTCAGGTTGGAACATGAGTACCGGCAATATATATAATGATATCCTTATCATTCTGTTGGTGGTGGTATTGATCGTCCTGCTCTTTACTGCGCTTTCCGTTAGTAAAGCGATAAAATCCATTTTGAAGATTACTATGCCTGAAGTGCTTTTGCAGGAACAGGCGGCAAAAGTTGCTGCAAAGCAGGCCCGTAAAATCAAATGGTCGAATAACTGGAAAAAGATAATGGGACTGAGACCGATCTCAGAAGAAAAGGATATTGTGATTGATCACAGTTATGATGGTATAAAAGAGCTGGATAATCCGATTCCGATCTGGTTTAATGCCTTATTCTATTCTACTATTACATTTGGTATTATCTACCTGTTGGTGTACCATGTATTTGGATGGGGATTGAATCAGGATCAGGAATATGTGAGGGAAGTTGCTCAGGCTGAAAAGGCCAAACAGGAGTATCTCGCCCAGGTAGCGGATCTTATCGATGAAACATCTATTACGGTGGATGAGACGGGGGCTATGGCTGCAGCAGGTAAAGCCATCTTTGCAGCGAACTGTTCTGCATGTCATGGTCAGGCCGGAGAAGGGGGAATCGGACCTAATCTTACAGATCGGTTCTGGTTGCATGGCGGAGAGATTAAAGATGTTTTTAAAACAGTAAAGTATGGTGTGCCGGATAAAGGTATGGTGCCATGGGAACAGACATTGTCTCCGGCACAAATAGCAGAGGTAAGTAATTACATCGTTTCGATACGGGATACAAAACCGGGTAATCCTAAAGAACCGCAGGGAGCAGAAGTAGAGTATGCATCTGCGGAGAAAGATGCCGAAGCCGAAACAGATACTACAGCCGTACAATAG
- the ccoG gene encoding cytochrome c oxidase accessory protein CcoG — MQVTTNIQDINPPKSKKRNWIYAKKPSGKLYNYRQWFGYSLLLFLFAAPFIKIKGEPFLMFNIIERKFSIFGNLFYPQDLHIFVFGMLIAMVCIVLFTVVYGRVWCGWACPQTIFMELIFRKIEYWIEGDWTQQKKLNAAENSLEKNKKKILKHTIFLIISFFISNIFLSYIIGTDALIKIITDPFDAHIAGLISISVFTLVFYAVFSYIREIVCIAICPYGRLQSVLLDDQSTVVAYDHFRGEPRGKQRKDDHKEKGDCVDCNLCVQVCPTGIDIRKGLQMECVSCTACIDACDGVMKKIGKPSRLIGFYAMGEIERKDDFKKNNVRAIAYSIVLAVLMGVFGYMIFSRTQVGATLLRAKGSTYQLREDHTISNLYSLELINKSGKEMPFTLESEDPKLTLQLVNKINKLNKDGSAKLSFFLIINNKDVEHYKSNVRINIMSEGKKIETLKTTFIAPPGM; from the coding sequence ATGCAGGTAACAACGAATATTCAGGATATCAATCCTCCGAAATCTAAAAAGAGAAATTGGATCTATGCCAAGAAACCTTCCGGCAAGCTCTATAACTATCGCCAGTGGTTTGGATATTCGTTGTTGCTGTTTTTATTTGCAGCTCCGTTTATTAAAATCAAAGGAGAACCTTTTTTGATGTTTAATATCATTGAGCGCAAATTCTCTATTTTCGGAAATTTATTTTATCCCCAAGATCTGCATATTTTCGTGTTCGGCATGCTGATCGCGATGGTATGTATTGTGTTGTTTACTGTAGTTTATGGACGGGTCTGGTGCGGTTGGGCCTGTCCGCAAACTATCTTTATGGAATTGATATTCCGCAAGATAGAATACTGGATAGAAGGAGACTGGACACAGCAGAAGAAATTAAATGCTGCAGAAAATTCTTTGGAGAAGAATAAGAAAAAGATACTCAAGCATACGATATTTCTGATTATATCTTTTTTTATTTCGAATATCTTTCTGTCTTATATTATTGGTACTGATGCACTCATTAAGATTATTACGGATCCTTTTGATGCACACATTGCGGGGCTGATTTCCATTTCTGTTTTTACCTTGGTTTTCTATGCTGTATTTTCTTATATCCGCGAGATTGTCTGTATTGCGATTTGTCCGTACGGAAGGCTGCAAAGTGTATTGCTGGATGATCAAAGTACAGTCGTAGCGTATGATCATTTCAGAGGCGAACCGCGGGGTAAGCAAAGAAAGGATGATCATAAGGAAAAGGGAGACTGTGTGGATTGCAATTTATGTGTACAGGTGTGTCCTACAGGTATAGATATCCGTAAGGGATTACAGATGGAATGTGTCAGTTGTACCGCATGTATAGATGCCTGTGACGGTGTCATGAAAAAAATAGGAAAACCAAGTCGTCTTATCGGGTTTTACGCTATGGGTGAAATTGAACGTAAGGATGATTTCAAAAAGAATAATGTAAGAGCAATTGCGTATTCCATTGTATTAGCCGTATTGATGGGAGTATTTGGTTACATGATATTCAGCCGAACACAAGTTGGTGCTACACTGCTGAGAGCCAAAGGAAGTACTTATCAGTTAAGAGAAGATCATACCATTTCGAATCTTTATTCGCTGGAACTGATCAACAAGAGTGGTAAAGAAATGCCTTTTACGCTGGAAAGCGAAGATCCCAAATTAACACTACAACTGGTTAATAAAATTAATAAACTGAATAAGGATGGCAGTGCTAAACTCAGTTTTTTTCTGATTATCAATAATAAAGATGTGGAGCATTATAAATCAAATGTCAGAATAAATATTATGTCCGAAGGGAAAAAGATAGAAACCCTGAAAACGACATTTATTGCTCCTCCGGGAATGTAG
- a CDS encoding FixH family protein yields the protein MNWGKKIVVSLAVFMSGIIGAGIYMVSHNADTLEEEDYYEKGLNYDDTYNRKSNVIRDHAEPVIKAVNDTLYIDFQHPQNKGKLVFKRPSDSHLDISLPFATASTGYRLPIQSFQKGRWSLEIQWEGNAVPYIFEKHIFL from the coding sequence ATGAATTGGGGTAAAAAAATAGTAGTCAGTCTCGCCGTATTTATGTCAGGTATTATAGGTGCAGGAATATATATGGTGAGTCATAATGCGGATACATTAGAGGAAGAGGACTATTATGAAAAGGGATTAAACTACGATGATACCTATAATAGAAAATCAAACGTGATCAGAGATCATGCGGAACCCGTTATAAAAGCAGTGAATGATACTCTTTATATTGATTTTCAGCATCCGCAAAACAAAGGTAAACTGGTATTCAAGCGTCCTTCTGACAGTCATCTGGATATTTCCTTACCGTTTGCTACGGCTTCGACCGGATATCGTTTGCCTATACAGTCTTTTCAGAAAGGACGCTGGAGTCTGGAAATACAATGGGAGGGTAATGCGGTTCCTTATATTTTTGAAAAACATATATTCCTGTAG
- a CDS encoding sulfite exporter TauE/SafE family protein encodes MTYHYLAFFMGLLGSLHCAVMCGPLLMAFQGGQQMSWTVVLNKILYQSGRILTYGLLGVVLGLFGNLASIQGWQQWMSLLTGSILIGIGLFHLYGKQNSKFAKWQTTFITPFAKLMGRWLYRPGGSFVAGILNGLLPCGMVYMALAAALNAATVSGSFMFMVLFGTGTLPLLLAVSFAGHFPNKIFKFNFNKWLPALYLLMGIWFMLRGANLDIPYLSPLIHMNGAAHCA; translated from the coding sequence ATGACTTATCATTATCTGGCATTTTTTATGGGTTTATTAGGTAGTCTGCACTGTGCAGTGATGTGTGGTCCTTTACTGATGGCTTTTCAGGGAGGTCAACAGATGTCCTGGACTGTAGTGCTTAATAAAATCCTGTATCAATCCGGCCGGATATTGACATATGGGCTTTTGGGTGTTGTCCTGGGTCTGTTTGGTAACTTGGCTTCTATACAAGGCTGGCAGCAATGGATGAGTTTGTTGACAGGATCTATTCTGATAGGAATTGGTCTTTTCCATCTTTATGGTAAACAAAATAGCAAATTTGCCAAATGGCAGACAACCTTTATCACGCCTTTCGCTAAACTGATGGGAAGGTGGCTGTATCGTCCGGGAGGAAGTTTTGTGGCTGGTATATTAAATGGATTACTACCTTGCGGTATGGTTTATATGGCTCTGGCTGCTGCTTTGAATGCAGCTACTGTTTCAGGCAGTTTTATGTTTATGGTACTTTTTGGTACCGGTACTTTACCTTTACTACTTGCAGTTTCATTTGCAGGCCACTTTCCAAATAAAATATTTAAGTTCAATTTTAACAAATGGCTGCCGGCACTCTATCTTCTGATGGGCATTTGGTTTATGCTGAGGGGTGCTAACCTTGATATTCCTTATCTTAGTCCATTGATTCATATGAATGGAGCTGCACATTGTGCATAG
- the cls gene encoding cardiolipin synthase, which translates to MEVLAIESHHVNMVWEFLVQWYWIPLSILYIGVISTILIENRNPSKTVSWVMVIVFLPVIGLILYYLFGQKFQKIRKFQRMSQQQAELLEREWNKLEPEMERDLETIEEWIGSAHRVFTFLKNERLSSPSLRNRVTLLTNGEEKFPAFLKAIREARHAIHLEYYIFELDNIGLEVLNALEEKAAEGVKVRLIVDSFGSPDLVKYLVASKKSKIEFQPFLPVTFTSLANSNYRNHRKIAVIDGHIGFVGGINISDRYINYPGQSNAVFWRDTSVMIEGEAVNMLQVNFWMSWNQTDGEPFMITREYLCSKPFQFPEQAAVAFTSSDPGSVGPFNMEAILLAISEAKNRVQLCTPYYIPSDELSTALQVAAASGVEVELMMPAQSDSYFVQHASFSFLKSLLNRGVKVYLYTKGFIHAKTLCIDGKVAFIGTTNLDIRSFYINFEISAIISDLQLCVNLENQFEKDKTNSDLLTLKIWKNRSKWKKGVDSLCRLLAPLL; encoded by the coding sequence ATGGAAGTGCTTGCTATCGAATCACATCATGTCAATATGGTATGGGAGTTTTTAGTACAATGGTACTGGATACCACTCTCTATCTTATACATTGGGGTTATTTCTACTATTCTTATCGAAAACCGAAATCCCAGCAAGACTGTATCATGGGTAATGGTAATCGTTTTTCTTCCCGTCATCGGTCTTATTCTGTATTACCTGTTTGGACAGAAGTTTCAGAAGATCCGTAAATTTCAACGTATGAGCCAGCAACAGGCTGAGCTGCTGGAGCGGGAATGGAATAAACTGGAGCCCGAAATGGAACGCGATCTGGAGACGATAGAAGAATGGATAGGCTCAGCTCATCGTGTATTTACCTTTCTCAAGAATGAACGGCTATCTTCTCCTTCATTGCGTAACCGGGTTACTTTGCTTACTAACGGTGAGGAAAAATTCCCTGCATTTCTAAAAGCAATCCGGGAAGCCAGACATGCTATTCATTTAGAATATTACATTTTTGAACTGGATAACATAGGACTGGAAGTGTTAAATGCATTGGAAGAAAAGGCAGCCGAAGGGGTCAAAGTACGTTTGATAGTAGATAGTTTCGGATCGCCGGACTTGGTCAAATATCTGGTTGCAAGTAAAAAGAGTAAAATAGAATTTCAACCCTTTCTGCCTGTGACTTTTACCTCTCTGGCCAATTCCAATTATCGTAATCACCGTAAGATCGCAGTGATAGATGGCCATATTGGTTTTGTTGGGGGAATTAATATTTCAGATCGCTATATCAATTATCCGGGACAATCTAATGCCGTTTTCTGGAGAGATACCTCTGTCATGATCGAGGGTGAAGCTGTAAATATGTTGCAGGTGAATTTTTGGATGTCCTGGAATCAGACTGACGGCGAACCATTTATGATTACCCGTGAGTATCTGTGCAGCAAACCTTTTCAGTTTCCCGAACAGGCTGCAGTGGCTTTCACATCCAGTGATCCGGGATCGGTGGGACCATTTAATATGGAAGCAATCTTACTGGCTATCAGCGAGGCCAAGAACAGAGTACAGCTATGTACACCGTATTATATTCCCAGTGATGAGTTATCTACTGCTTTGCAGGTCGCTGCCGCTTCAGGCGTAGAAGTTGAATTAATGATGCCGGCTCAATCGGATTCTTATTTTGTGCAGCATGCCAGTTTTTCATTTCTCAAGTCTCTCTTAAACAGAGGGGTCAAAGTGTATCTGTATACTAAAGGATTTATCCATGCCAAGACATTGTGTATTGACGGCAAAGTCGCCTTTATCGGGACTACTAATTTGGATATACGCAGTTTCTACATCAATTTTGAGATTTCTGCTATTATTAGTGACCTGCAACTATGTGTTAATCTGGAAAATCAATTTGAAAAGGACAAAACCAATTCGGACTTGCTCACATTGAAGATATGGAAAAATCGTTCCAAATGGAAAAAAGGAGTGGATTCGCTTTGCCGGTTACTGGCTCCATTGCTTTAA